The DNA region attgattttataactaaaacattatttaatgtaatctatatgttatttattttttaaattaatttttttataattaataataatatataaatatttataattttataaatgaaaaaataattttaagtaatatCTCAActataccatttttttttatatattttctttaaaccAAAACCATTAACTCTTATAAACTTAAGATTTTAGATAAGGTTAACTACTTAGTCTTAGCTAGGTCcctcaaataattaaattttttttcaattttaaatttacaattatataaatagtttttattttacaattttacattataaagaataattttttatttataacataatttattttttatttatacaaattttgtttttgatttcTCCATACCTGAAAGGCCTGTTAAAAGTGGGATTGGGCTCCTTACATTCAGCCCATCATCTGGTTAAGCTGGAACCATATATCATTTCATAAGGAAAGTTGGATAAACTGGAGTGGAGTGTTCTGCTCTCTCTTCTTCGATGCTCTCTTACATTCTTTATCTATCTACAGTAGTAGAGATATTATGATTATGGCCATGGCCATGGCGGATTGCATATCTAATACGTCCATCATTCTATCATCACCAACACCACCCCGTACAGCAGCTCCTCCTCAACTTATCCATATCTCACCCAAACGCAATTCCTGTTTGTTTTCCCATTCGGTTTCAACTTCTTCTCCTCATTCGGCCTTCAGTTTCTCCACCTCTGTTCGCTGGTACCACCATGTCGATAACTCCTCAACCGGTGAGTTCGTTATCCTCATTTCTATTGTTTTTTGTGCTTGCTACTGGATTGAACTTGATTTCCTCAATGTTTTTGCAAATAGTAGATCAGTCGTTAGGTTCTAATTGATTAAACAGAATTTTACAACTCTTTCTTGGGTTTTTAATAAATGTTCATACTAGGCGTTTCCTTGTTTCAGTAACTCTGGTGCTGTTGCTTTATAATGTGCTAAAACTTGCTTTCTTATCTGAAATGATGtttgaggtttgattttgaacgaattttgaattatattggATCATATTTGGTTTCTAGTGGCCAATTTAGATACAGAATTTTGTGTTTAGTTGCTGCAGATTCTGACGTTCCTGCATATTTATGGTTTCTACTCATTGGTTCAATTCTTGTATCTTGTGGATTTACTTCCCTTTGGTTCTTCTCTAcccttcattttcatttaaatgttGGATCAGAGGTTGTTTGTTGTGGGGTTTTGGAGAGAATTGAGTTTCTGAAAAGTGGATTTTTCTTTTACTATTGAAAATTATCTAAAGAGTCAAATTATGTGGATAACTAGACTACTAgtttcataataaattaaatttaggcTAAAATAACATATAAGAGTGATTTTGGGAgaattgattttgtttgggAGAGAATCCATACCAAACATTGGTTGGTCATGGCGGTTGGTTGCCTCCAGGTATTATTTGAGATGCACGAAAGCTGACTCCAACACCCTGATtacaaaaaagaaaatagaattCATACCAGACAAGCTTGTGGAAACtcaattcacatattttttcctgTAAGGAAAGTATTTTCTTTCTATTATTTCAATGAGATTTCCTGCTACATGTTGTTATGTCGTCAACTTGACCAATTATTATTATGGATAATTGTTGGAATTTGTTTATTTTCCTCAACTTTTCCCTTTTGAAACTAATAATGCTCTGTCTTTGAATTTTCAGCTTTACTTGGGCCACCATGTAGTCAGCTGACCGAGGGAGTCACGTCTGAATCAAGGGAATGGGCAGCACAGGGTATATAGCATTcagctttttttttcttttgagtgGGTTAGAATAATGATATTCctcataaatatatgaattattcaATCAAAATCTTTCCTAGTCAAATTTTGGGGATCATGATCATTTCCTGAAAGAAAGTATTAGTTTTGGATTGATACAAGTTTGTTACAAAGCGGCTGTGAAGAGATTATTTGTGAAAGTCCTATGTAGCATGTTTGACCATTTTAATGCATAGTTTCTATCTAATACTAGAATTGTTTccagaattttttaaaatttttctttaaGATGGTGGTTTCTTTTTGTTACAGTTGCAACTTGCAATGCAATAACTTTCACAGCCAATATTTTTCACTTTATGTTTAGCTTCAGAAATCATTCTTTAATGCAGCTACCATGTCttgaatttgtatttttattttttgacagACTTTTATGCTTTGAGACGGGATGTGGAAATTGCCTTGGAACGTGTTGAAGAGATTAGAGCTTCTGCTGGTTTGAAACAGTTACAAGAAGAGCTAACTGTTTTGGAGAAGGCAGCAACAGAGACTGCCCTGTGGGATGATCGCACTAAAGCTCAGAAAACCCTTCAGGATCTCACTGATGTCAAAGACAAAATAAAGATTTTGGCTGAGTTTAAAAACCAGGTCTGGTACTAATTCCTTTCTCCTATTGAACAGAAAATGGAAGATCACTATTCAATTAGTAACTAGCTACTATATTAAGGGTGTCCCTTGTGGTTACCTaatgaaaaaagagaaaatgaatcAAACCCTTATGATCTAATTAGTATTGTAATGTTCCTTGCATATCGTCAATGTAGGACATTCTAAGAAGCTTGATCCTGTTCTCTTGGACAATTTTGGATCTTTGGCAACAATTATGTTGCCAATGATACTCTTCTTTGTTTTAAGTACTGAATTAGAATACTACTCTTTATTTTGTTActcaataaaatattcaatttgaaGTCATTTGATATATAAggtatgatatatatttatgtaatcaaaaataaaatttactaaACTATTCTTGTTAGAATATGcaataacttttaataaataataggtttgttaaaatataagtattGTTTAATAACCAATTCAACATTACTTGATACCACATGTTCAAGTCTTGAAATAAACATTGAATGTATTCTTAGAGTCACACTTGTGACAActctattaataaaaaaaattcaacatttccaaaaaatattattttataataaacaatgATCATGGCTTtaagatttgttttatttatatggaTATGCAACAACCAAAGTTCGAGCATTAAATAATGTGTCTTGTTGGAAATCTATATTCTAGACATTGATTGAAGAAGACGAGCTTACAATAAGAATTGATTGATATTGCAATGTGCAACAAGtttattatacataaataagaAAGCATTCAAGAGACATCTGGGAAGTATCTCCtataaaaggaaaaacaaagttCATGGAGAGGCTTCACACACATCTCCAATTATGAGAATTTGTGGATTTTTATGTTCGTATGGAAGCATCTTTTATCTGTTTCATGCATTGCTTCGCTTGTATGCTTGAACTCGCTATTGTCATGACAATTCATTTTATACAGGCATGGATTTTTTTGCAAAGAAATAATACAAGGGTCAAATTAGATACTTcaatagtaaaatattattactgttttaaatagtaatttaaagtTATCTAACAAAAAAGAATCTcacttttatttgtttttctttaggAACGGTTTCTGATGAAATTGTTCATTTTTCAGGTTGAAGATGCTGAAACAATAGTTGGCCTTACCGAGGTGGACTCCATTGATTCTGCACTTCTTGAAGAGGCCGCCGGTATCATTAAGGAGTTAAACAAGTCCCTGGATCGCTTTGAATTGACCGAGCTTCTTTCTGGCCCTTATGACAAAGAAGGTGCTCTTATTTCTATTACGGCTGGTGCTGGGGGCACAGATGCACAGGTAGTTCCTCTCCTACAAactatgaaaaatattttctcttatgCTATTTTGTTAGGGTGTGAATGGAATAAAACTAGGGGTTGAATTTCGAATCTATTGTTTGTTTGATGACTTAAAATAAGAGCttgaaattataattccaataGATGTATATGATTTTTAAGTTAACATTATATCCTTCCCACTTTGGAATTGTAATTCTTTGATTTCTCccaacatatttaaaattgcCAAGATGGAATAATCAATATCAGCTGTGTTGGTTTGGCCTTCTCTATCTTACTTTTTTATGTTCAATAAGGTTATTTGGACCAAAAACTGATATATTCTATTGGGGAACTAGCTCTATAGACGTGGATCTATAGTAGTAAATTTGTTGATGCATTTCATACACTTTACAAAAAAATACTCCATAAACTTTTCTATGTCCCTAGGAAGCTCcccttcttttctttctttgttttctcACATTTCTCGTGGTTCATGATTATTGAGGAACTAGCTCTATAGACGAGGATCTATAGTAGTCTATTTGTTGATGCATTTCATACAATTTACAAGAAAAATACTCCATAAACTTTTCTATGTCCCTAGGAAGCTCCCCTTTTTTACTTTCTTGTTTCCTCACATTTCTTGTGGTTCATGATTATTTTCTCAATGGAGGCTAATTTTGTCGACTGAACCTGTTCTTAATGTTGTGAATTTGGTCATTGATTTTCCATTTCTTCTCACATGCATTATCACATCTGCTGACTTACCTCTACTAGTTTTGTGTAAACTATTTGATAATTTACAGTGCAGGATTGGGCAGACATGCTTCTGAGGATGTATCTTAGATGGGGAGAGAAGCAAAGGTATAAAACTAAAGTGGTTGAGAAGTCCACAGGAGAAGAAGCTGGGATCAAATCAGCTACAGTTGAAATTGAAGGTAAATATGCCTATGGGTATCTATCTGGGGAAAAAGGAACTCATCGTATTGTCCGGCAGTCTCCTTTCAACTCCAAAGGCTTGCGACAGGTGATTTATTTCTGTAGTTCTCAATATATAACAATGTCTCTAAATGATAACTTAAAAGcatttagtatatatttttctttttacttaTCTAATTGGAAAGCATTGGTGGGGAGGTATGACTGTTGTCTGATGACAATTTCATCAAAACATTGTCCAAGTTTGTCATTTCCGATTTTCAGATGCAACTAGCATGTCTTACATGATTGCCCtttttgaaacatacatattgGAAGAAAATATCTTTCACACAGAGCAAATGGAAAACTACGTAACTTCTGTTTGGCTATGTTTGGATGTGTATAATTGGAATTattataattccaattttatagaattgaaattgaattacaaattaatttatatgtttggAGATAACATAAACTTGCAATACCGAatatgatgaaaaaaaaaattatatacattcaAATCCATTGGAGTTGAAATTCCAAATCCTTATTTTAAGTCATAAAAGAAACAAAGGATTTGAAATTGGATTCCCAGATCCAGTTCCAATTCTAATTATAGTTCCAATTCTGCTTGAACCAAGCCTTAGTGTTAATACGAAATGTTTGCTTTGTGTGCCTTTTGTGGAATACATTCTATTTGTTTATGTGCAACATTGTTATCTACTCTTAATCTTATAACCTTATATAGTATTCTTGTTTTCTTGACCTATATAATGCATTCTTAGCCAAGTGATAAATTAGACACATCGTATCTTTTTCTTAACCTTACAACGTGAATGTTGCAtctatataaaaatttacaaagtatgagtaaaaaagaaagaaaaacatagAAAAGAGGGGGGCAATGTGACTTATGCACAATCACTCCCTCACTATCATCCCATGAAACAAGTCATGCCAGAAAATGTTTATCCTACAAGGATCATTGCGATTCTAATGTTTTAGCTAAAGGTTCTTAAAGGTAATAGACTCACATTGTATTGGAGCATGGATGTAACTAAACTTCTTAAAAGTATAAGTTGGTTGCCATGATTGATATCATAGAATAGGTGTGGCCTCCCAAGTTCTTTTTAATTTCCTTCTTTATTGTGCATGTTCATTTCATGTCTCCCTTTACAAATTGGGTCATAGCATCTGCAGACATCCTCTCTTATTTTTACCTTTATGACATTTGAAAGTTGAAGATTGTAAAGGCTTAGTCattctttcattttattaaaactattaagCAGCTTGCACTTAAAGATTGAGTTTTTGTGTTGTATGTGTAGACAAGCTTCTCTGGCATTGAAGTCATGCCTCTTCTTCCAGAGGAGAATATGAAACTTGAAATACCCGAGGAAGAACTTGAGTACAGCTTTTCAAGGGCTGGTGGAAAAGGAGGCCAGAATGTCAATAAGGTGGAATCAGCTGTTAGGATTACACACATCCCCACAGGTGTCACGGTTCGGTGCACAGAGGAGAGATCGCAGCTAGCAAACAAGATAAGGGCGCTGAGCCGACTAAAGGTTAAACTGCTGGTGATAGTGGAAGAACAAAGGGCATCAGAGATAAAGCAAATAAGAGGGGATGTAGTAAAGGCTGAATGGGGACAGCAAATAAGGAACTATGTTTTTCATCCATACAAATTGGTGAAAGATGTGAGGACAGGACATGAGACATCTGATATTGTATCAGTCATGGATGGAGAATTGGATCCCTTCATTAGAGCTTATTTGAAACACAAGTATATGACTGCTGCTCTACCTGCTTCATAAAATCACCAAATCCAAATCTTgactgttgttgttgttgtctcTTTTGATTTTACACTTGTTCAGTAGCCATGTTCAAAGTTGCTATGATAGGACACAAGATGGTTGTTATTATGTAAATGCTTTTTGGGCTTTGATGATGCATTGTAATTCATTTTTCATAAGAGTTTTTGTACTCTTATGTGACTCATTTATTGTTTccaaaatttagaaaatattacagtgctatattttctttatgatctgttccatttttaataattggtttaaaaaaaacctaaaaatgAGTGGTcttaatgaaaattgaatttataaccTTATGTCTCATGCAGAAGTTATGttaaaataaacacaatcaAAATTCTATTACACTTTTAACCTTAATTAtgtacataaattaaaatataaagtgttttatttAGCATTAGTTGACTTagtttagatttttatttattttaatgcaATGTACATAACCTAGCTAGATAGTGgaataaaatagaaatgatagataattgtttataaattagtattttgaGACTATTACAATCACTTCTAAAAAGTGTTAAgcaaatttgtttttatttgatatataagatatgattaaataaaataaaatataaatgaggtaaaatataaataaaaaagtaattattattattttattttttaaataaatttatagataaaattttagaaaaaaaaatgatcaaactTTTGTAACAAATTATTGATTGtattacttttttataaaatgattttataaacgaatatatttttgataagaaattaattctcaataaattcaaacaaaaattacatatgaaaaattaattaataaataatagaagataacgttaacaaaattaaaattaataattgattatctaaatattaaattgcataaacaatttatgaaaataaaactcACATTCCTTCAAAGACGAACTCATGAGTTTTTTGAATGATAATAATTGTAGTAGAGCAAACCAAACGAACGAATTAAACAACGTTGGGagaatctttaataaatattttgagcgACAGTTAAAATTATCCTTAGCCCGAGGGTTGGTAAACAATGCCAGAAAATGTTCTACCAAATGAAAATTGACCATCTACATATATTGTCAAAATAGTGAGAAATCCAAACAAATCTTAAAAGGATACTTTAAGAGGTCCTCAACATGAAAGATCAAATCAAgtaaatttttattgaaaaaatgaaaaataactccACATCTGATTATTTTGTCTCTTTTATTGTTAAGGGAACGGACACGGACTCGAAAAGGGATCACCAACACAATAGGAGGGTATGAGCAAGAAATGACCCATCGACGATTTAAAGTATTATTCGGACTATAAAAGTTTGAGATTAAAAATTCTATCCGGTTAAATAGGAGGTCGTACCGAACAAAACGCAACATCAACTAAAATCCGAgtagtgaaaaaaaataaaaaaccctccaataaaaaaaagaaaagaaaaaaaaggtcaTTAGATTGGCCAATAACATCTGACTTATCAATTTctttaattgtttatatattataaagtttacatataaatatttattagtttaagtACTGAAATTAAAGTTtgatattctttttatattatgacTTGGAGTTGATTCGTCTTATTGGTTTCAATTcacttttattataatttggatGGTGTAGATATCATATTTTGCTCTTTGCTCGAGAGAAAAGTGAGTTATGAGATGTAATTATCAAGTAACGAAAACCTCTTCTCAAGAAGAGTCGATTTTTGACATTACATTTTTTTGACGACTCCGTTAGGGAGAATGTATGcttaacttgaaataaaattttgagcattttagaatataatattttacaccTTCAACAACAAAatctaaaaagtaaaaaaaaagagtaataaaTAAAGGCAAAAAATGGTACATCACCTAATTTTGCCTTTCTACGTGCATTGATTATAATTTTGGGCTCATCACCCTATTGTTTTGAGGTAGTACACGATTTGCGTTGTGCAACATCATCTATACACCTATAGTATTATGTGCAAAGATTAGTCAATGATGAATGACTATATGTTCCAAATTTAAGCGGTGATACGAGAAGATGAACCTAGGTACACGGGATCGATCATTCTCCCTGATGATGAGGTCACTTTTGAGGGGTAAGCATCGTGGGGATAAGGAAAAATTCCCAATTAAGACAACGCTTCCTCTTATCGACGATGTTTTATGCTCTCTGACCAAGGTGAGTGGACTATCTCTTATGATTTCtccatagaaaaaaaaatcccaGTTATGATTCCTAAGACATAGCCATTCGTCGCACCTGAACGGGCAAACCACGTCGAAAGACTTTATGTGCATACTATATCTATGTATTAAGTATATGCATTATATACTAGATAAGCACCTTGAAGTACATTCAGATTTTccactcaaataaaaaaataataataaaacattcatAATAACAAAGAGGACTAACACTTTTTCTTTGTCTTTGTATTTGTTTCATAGAATGTTGATACTCGATGACGCATCCCTAGCCTTGTGGTTCAACTATTACTGGAAGTGTGAGCTGAATTTTGTGAACTATGGCCTTAACGACTTTATCACGTTCGTGGACATTAAAATCAACTACTCATTCATGATCCATATGTAGACTAGGTGGAGCCCGATCACAAGGACCTTCCACATTGGCAATCGACAAATGTGCCCTACTACCGAGGAGTTAAAGGCTGTCCTCATTATCAAGAGCTTGAACATCCTCCATCTGAAGCCGTTGTCTTTGAGGAAGTTGTTGCGTGAAGAATTCAGACACACCAAGACTATAGAAAACAACATGCTTAAGAGAGAATCCATCAACCTTCAAATTTGGAGCAACTTGATGATTAAGGATGAAGCGATCTCCCCGTTTGACAACTCATACATGATGACCATGAAGATCATCATTTCCCACTACCTACTTGCACCAGCGAACGACAAACCATCTTCCAAAGTTCTCGAGGTGGCCCACCACTTAAGTGAAGGGGACAAGGATCCCTCTTGCCTAATCTTAGTAGAGACACTCATGAGTTTGAGAAGATCTTTCTGGAGTAACATCGTTAACCGAAGAGGCTCCCCTCTATCCCTCTACAAGAAGAAGTGTCTCATTCCATTGCCAACATGATTCAATCTAATCACCAcccaaaacaaatattataactttcCAAGCCTAATACATGGTACTACATGAAGAGGATGGACTATTTGATTAATGGTCAGCCTATGATCACTCTTTGTGGTTTGGAGAAGACCACCTCTTACTACACCATTGAGCTTTTCCGATAGTTCGGGAAAGAAGCATTGCCCATCCTTGATAGCCACATCTTTGCTGTTGACACCCTAATTGACCACTAGATCTATGGATCATATCTCAGGAAGTGGAACAACACATGAAGAATGGGTATCCATACAGATGATTAAATACTTGGATAGGATCGTGAAAGATGGCGAGAAATATAAGAAGAGGAAGGCTAGGGAAGCCAAGAAGGGCGAGACAAGTGCGAAGAATAAAAGGTCTCATTAGTTAGATTTCATTTCCTTTTTTAAACATGTTGTATTATACTTGTCTTTTATTTTGAGTAAACATGTAATGAGAGAAagacatatatatttcttttgaatGGATGATTGtcttattttatactaacatatGGCAATCTTTGTTTTACTAAAAATTAATAACCACAacgataataaaaaaaaaataggtgtTTGTTTCCCATAAGGTTTTACGTATTTGCATACATATTTCGTGTCACCATAACGTTCTTGAACATTTATCGATGCTTCTTTATCTAATCATCTTTCATGCCACATGAATCACGGCCGCACGGAAAAAAGATCCGAGAATATGGTGATTCATAAGCATATAAATTGAATAGGAACCAAGGACAAGTGAAAAGGTCACATTGGCCGAGTGCACAGACCTCAAAGAAGTGATTGcccaaatatcaaaataaatggCGCTCCTAACCACTAACTCAACTCAAGTTCACGCAAGCACATCTAGAAACGAACTAGAACCCCTACTCCAAAACCCCCCACGAACCTCAAATTCACAACTTTCCTTACCCAACAATGCTTAATGTGGAACCCCTCATCGAGGAAGTCACGTACTACGATGATTCTATTTAGATGGTAAACATTTTATCGGTTGAAGAAGAAGCCTGATTACAAGAAT from Impatiens glandulifera chromosome 5, dImpGla2.1, whole genome shotgun sequence includes:
- the LOC124938083 gene encoding peptide chain release factor PrfB1, chloroplastic codes for the protein MIMAMAMADCISNTSIILSSPTPPRTAAPPQLIHISPKRNSCLFSHSVSTSSPHSAFSFSTSVRWYHHVDNSSTALLGPPCSQLTEGVTSESREWAAQDFYALRRDVEIALERVEEIRASAGLKQLQEELTVLEKAATETALWDDRTKAQKTLQDLTDVKDKIKILAEFKNQVEDAETIVGLTEVDSIDSALLEEAAGIIKELNKSLDRFELTELLSGPYDKEGALISITAGAGGTDAQDWADMLLRMYLRWGEKQRYKTKVVEKSTGEEAGIKSATVEIEGKYAYGYLSGEKGTHRIVRQSPFNSKGLRQTSFSGIEVMPLLPEENMKLEIPEEELEYSFSRAGGKGGQNVNKVESAVRITHIPTGVTVRCTEERSQLANKIRALSRLKVKLLVIVEEQRASEIKQIRGDVVKAEWGQQIRNYVFHPYKLVKDVRTGHETSDIVSVMDGELDPFIRAYLKHKYMTAALPAS